In the genome of Mytilus edulis chromosome 3, xbMytEdul2.2, whole genome shotgun sequence, one region contains:
- the LOC139516289 gene encoding acidic leucine-rich nuclear phosphoprotein 32 family member B-like, whose product MKVFVILCAFAACMFAADAVVVPDAPAVAVEAPVEATEEVAPVSVEAPEEASEEEDGDSSSEEEEEEEEEEEGESEESSSEEKEEGDDEDEKESAEEEEEEVEEEEEEEEEIEQEKESETSADNSDAVE is encoded by the exons ATGAAGGTTTTCGTAATACTGTGCGCCTTTGCTGCTTGTATGTTTGCCGCCG atGCCGTTGTGGTTCCGGACGCGCCAGCAGTAGCTGTAGAAGCGCCAGTAGAAGCAACAGAAGAAG TTGCTCCTGTGTCTGTGGAAGCGCCAGAAGAAGCAAGCGAAGAAGAAG ATGGTGACAGCAGCagtgaagaagaagaagaagaggaagaagaagaagaaggagaAAGTGAGGAATCATCATCAGAGGAAAAAGAAGAAGGAGATGATGAAGATGAAAAAGAATCGGCAGAAGAGGAGGAAGAGGAAGtagaagaggaagaggaagaagaagaggaaATAGAGCAAGAAAAAGAGAGTGAAACATCTGCTGATAATAGTGATGCAGTTGAATAA